Within Mycobacterium botniense, the genomic segment GCAACGTCGTCGCTGTCACCGCGATCCGCACAGCAGCAGACAGCCCGCCGATGCACAGACAACCGACTCGCGACGAAGAAGGAGGCGCCCCGAATTCCGATGGCCCGAACCGATAACGACTCCTGGGACCTGGCCTCCAGCGTGGGGGTGACCGCGACCATGGTCGCAGCCTCACGCGCGATGGCGTCGCAAGGTCCCGATCCGCTGCTCGACGACCCGCTGGCCGATCCGCTGGTCCGCGCGGTCGGCCTGGAGCCTTTCGTCCGCCTGATCGACGGCGAAATCGACGTCGACGACGATCCGCTGCTGAACCGGAAGACTCGAACCGAGCGGATCACGGTCCGGACAAGGTTTTTCGATGATTTCTTCGTCGCAGCCGCCGAGGCGGGGGTGCGCCAGGCCGTGATTTTGGCTTCCGGTCTGGATACCAGGGCTTACCGGCTGCCCTGGCCGGCGGGCATGGTCGTCTACGAGATCGACCAGCCGCCGGTGATCGATTTCAAAACCCGGACCCTCGCCGAACTCGGCGCTGCCCCGGCCGCCGAACACCGCCCGGTGGGCATCGACCTGCGTGACGACTGGCCCGCGGCGTTGCGGCACCACGGTTTCCACCCGGACCAGCCGACCGCCTGGAGCGCCGAGGGGCTGCTGCCCTATCTGCCGCCCGAGGCCCAGGATCGGTTGTTCGACCACATCACCACGCTCAGTGCACCCGACAGCCGGCTCGCCACTGAGCATTTCCCGGAGCGCAACGCCTTCTCCGACGAGCGGGCGCAGCGGTTCACCCAACAGTGGCAACGCCTGGGCATGGACCTCGACATGTCCGACCTGTTCTATCCGGGTGAACGCAGCATCGTCGTGGACTACTTGAGCAGCCACGGCTGGCAGGTGACCGCCTATCCGGCGCGAGAACTCTACGAGCGCAACGGGTTCGAATTCCCTGAAGACCAGATAGTGGCTGCCTTCGGCGATATGAGCTACGTCAGCGCGGTACGGCGCTAACCCGGGACGGCTGCTCGCCCAATTCCAGAAACCGCCGGTAGCGTTCCTCCATGACGCGGGCCCAGGCGGGGTCGGGTTCGACCACGCGTTCGGTGCGGGCCCAGCGGGCGGCATCGATCGGCGACGATTCCAGGCCGGCCGCCATCCTGGCGAGAAACGCGGCGCCCAGCGCCGCTCCCTCGGCCACCGCCGACACCTCCACCGCACGTCCGGTGGCATCGGCGATGGCCTGCATCCACAGTGGTATCCGCGTCCCACCGCCCGCCGCCACGATGCGTGACACCGGTACACCGCTTCGCTCGATGAGCTGGCGAACGACAAACCCCGACGCCTCGTACGCAGCCCGCCGCACCGATGCCGGGCCGTGAGTCAGATCCAGACCGTCGAGCACGGCCCGGCGATCCGGATCGTGGTAGGGCACGCGTTCCCCACGCACATACGGCGACCACACCGGCACCCGCTGGGGATCCAGCGTTGTCGGATCGCCAGGGCCCAGCAAACGATCCGCCCAGGTGAGAAACAGACCGCCGGCGTTACTCGCCCCCCCGATCTGGCTTTTCCCGGGGGCGGTATGCGGGATGGTCCACAGCCCCGGAACGTGGCGGGCGTCGGGTATCGTCGTCCACACCACCAGGGTGGTGCCGCACAAGACGAGCACATCACCGTCGTGGTCGGCGCCGGCCACCACCCGCTCGCACAGGGCGTCGACGGTGCCGACCGCCAACATGGTGTCGCTGTCGCGCACCTGCCCGGCAACTGCGCCGATCATCTCGACCCGGGGCAGACGGTCCACCGTCACGCCGTAGTCGGCGCATGCCTTGTCGTTCCAGCCGCTGCCGTCGAATAGCGGCGCGCTGGTATACGCGGTGGCGTGGTCGATCACCGCCTCGCCCGCCAGCGCGTAGTTGGCCACCGCCGGCGCCGGCCAGTACCCGGCCGCGCCCGGCGCCTGCCGGGCCGTCCAGCGCACGAACTCGGCGGCCTCCCCCATCGGGGGTAATGGTTGGTCGGGGGCCGCCGGGACCCGGCCCCGCCCGTCGCCATACAGCAGCCCCGGCGTGATGGGCTGGCCGGCGGAATCGACGGCCGCCAGCGACGGCACCATCGCCGTGACGGCCACGGCCAGTGCCTCGGGGCACGCCAACCGCTCGAGCGCCGCAAGCGGGCCGCGCCGCCAGGCCTGGTCGGCGTCGTGCTCCAGCCGGTCGGGCGCCGGCACGTGCAGCCGGTGCACAATCCGTGTCCGGCCCACCACCCGCCCGTCCGCGTCGGCGGCCACCGCTTTGACGGCGGTTGTGCCGATATCGATGCCGATTGTGACCTCTGTGCGTGACACGGGCGTCACCGTACGCCAGCATTGGCACTCGTGACGCGTGCTTTGGTCACTGCCCCGCTGCGCGGCGCAGGATTCGACAAACTGCGGCAGCTGGTCGACCTGGCCTACGACCCGTGGATCGACCAGCACCCGTTCCGCATCTACACCGCCGAGCAGCTCGCTGACCGGATCCGCGCCGAAAACGCCGATGTCGTCGTGGTGGAAAGCGATTCGGTAGCCGGCCCGGTGTTCGACCTGGGGTTGCGCGCGGTCGCCTCTACCCGGGGCGACCCCAACAATGTCGACGTTGCTGCGGCCACTGCCGCGGGCGTGCCGGTGTTGTTCACCCCCGGACGTAACGCCGACGCGGTCGCCGAGATGACGCTGGCCCTGTTGTTCGCCGCCACCCGCCACCTGGTGGCGGCCGATGCCGAGGTCCGCGGCGGCAATGTTTTCCGCGGTGGCACCATCCCCTACCAGCGGTTCCGGGCGTGGGAGGTCGCCGGGCGCACCGCCGGGCTGATCGGCCTGGGCGCTGTCGGACGCGCAGTCAAATGGCGGCTCTCAGGGCTGGGCATGCGGGTCATCGCCTGCGACCCCTACAACCAGGACGCCCGCCACAGCCTGCCGGAGCTGCTCGCCGAGGCCGATATCGTCTCGCTGCATGCGCCGGTCACCGCCGACACCGTCGGGATGATCGGCGCCGAGCAGTTCGCCGCCATGCGTGACGGTGTCGTCTTTCTCAACACCGCGCGGGCCCAGTTGCACGACACCGACGCACTCGTCGATGCGTTACGCAGCGGCAAAGTCGCCGCTGCCGGCCTCGATCATTTCGCCGGGGAATGGTTGCCGCCCGAGCACCCGCTCGTCAGCATGCCCAATGTGGTGCTGACTCCACATATCGGCGGGGCGACCTGGAACACTGAAGCCCGGCAGGCACAGATGGTTGCCGACGACCTGGAAGCGCTGTTCACCGGACACCGGCCCAAAAATATCGTCAACCCGGAGGTGCTGGGGCCATGAGATTCGTCGACAACCCGGAGGCTGCGGTGCTGGCGGCGGCCAAGGAGATGCTGCGCCGCGGCCTGGTCGAGGGAACAGCGGGCAACCTTTCGGCCCGGCGGTCGGACGGCAACCTGGTCATCACCCCCTCGTCGGTCGACTACGAGGAAATGACCCTCGAGGATCTGGTGCTTGTCGATCCCGACGGCTCCGTGCTGCACGCGCGGGAGGGGCGGTCGCCGTCCACCGAGATGAAACTACATCTGGCCTGTTACAAGGCGTTCGACGACATCGGCAGTGTCATCCACAGCCATCCGGTGTGGGCCACCATGTTCGCTATTGCCCATCAACCGATTCCGGCATGCATCGACGAGTTCGCCATCTACTGCGGCGGAGAGATCCGCTGCGCCGACTACGCCGCCTCCGGTACCCCGGAGGTGGGCCTGAACGCGGTGAAGGCGCTGGAAGGTCGTGCGGCCGCGCTGATTGCCAACCATGGCCTGGTCGCGGTCGGGCCCCGGCCCGACCACGTGCTGCACGTGACCGCTCTTGTTGAGCGCACAGCCCAAATCGCTTGGGGAGCAAGAGCTCTAGGCGGTTTCATACCCATACCCGAAGACGTCAACGCTGGCTTCGCGGCCATCTACAGCTACCTGCGCGCTAACCTGCGCTAGCGTGCGGCCGCACACCCGAACACCGGCAGCCTGGCCGCTGCGCGGCTAGCGCTGATCGAACGCCACCTTGACGGCGCCGCTGGCAGCTTGATCGGCGAGCGCGAGAAAGGCCTCCCGCCACTGCTCCAGCCGGAACGTGTGAGTCAGCATCGGCCGCAGGTCCAGCCGGCCGGCGGTAACCAGATCCAGGTAGTGGGCGATCGCGTGCTTGCGGCACCCGTTGATCTCCTCGACCCCGAACGCGTTGGAGCCCACCCAGCTGATCTCCTTGAAATACAACGGACTCCACTCCCAGCGGCCAGGCGCGTGCACGCCGGCCTTCACCAGGGTGCCGCGTGCCCGGAGCACCCGGACCCCGACTTCGAAAGTCTCCGGCTTGCCGACGGTGTCGTAGACCACATCGACGGCGCCGGGGTGCGCCATCGGCAAACCCTGCAGCGGTTGACGCAGCCGCCCCCCGCCCCACGCGACCAGCTCCTCGATCAGTGCCGAACGCGGCTCGGGCGCAAGCACTTTTGCGGCCCCGAACCGGTGGGCCAGCTCGGCCTGGGCGGGGAAACGCGCGACGACGGCCACCGCGACGTCGGGGTAGAGGGCCCGCAGGATCGCCACCGCGCACAAGCCCAGCGAACCGGCGCCATATACCAGGACCCGACCGGACCGCGGCGGCGGATGGCGGGTAATGGCATGCAGGGACACCGAAAACGGGTCGGCGAACACTGCGAGCTCGTCGGGCACCGATTCGGGAACCGCAAACAGCATGCTGTCATGAGCAGCCATCAGCTCGGCGTAGCCCCCGGTCACATCGGCGGACACCCCGGTGTGGATGCCGGGCTTGATGTCGCCGTCGGCGAAGCTCCAGCACAGACTGTAGTCGCCGCTTCGGCAGGCCGGGCACGGCGGCTCGATACCCCGGGGCCCGCACGACAACCACGGGTTGAGCACGACCCGCTGCCCCACCTCCAGCCCCCGCGCCCTGGGCCCCAGCGCTATGACGTCCGCGACCACCTCATGGCCCATCACTTGAGGAAACGAGCAGAACGCGGCCATGGCGTTGTCGGCATCACCCTCACCGAAGTCAAGCAGGATCTGCTTGGAATCCGATCCGCAGATGCCGGTCAGCCGCGGCCGGGTGATCACCCAATCCTCGTGCAGCAGCTGCGGATCGGGTACCTGCATCAGCGCGACCGGACTGCGGGCGAGGTTCTGCACCAGCGGGCTGGTCTCCGGGCCGGCCCGGCTGGGCAGCTCACACGGCTCCGGCGCCACCCCATATACCAGCGCTTTCATCGCGGTGCCATGGCGGCTGCGCTGCTGATATAGGCCTCCAGGTCGGCGTTTTTGACGTCGACGACGGCCTTCATGTCGGGCAGGTAGTGCTCGACGCGGTCACTGTCGAACGCATCGATGATGCCGACCGCCACCTCATCGGCGGTGACCTTAGGTCCCTGGTAGAGAGGTTCTTCGTTATCGGGCTGGTCCCAGATCTCGGTGTCGACGGGGCCCGGCTCGATCAGTTTCACCGACACCCCGCTGCCGTGCAGGTCGACGGCCATGGATTCACTCCAGCCGCACAGCGCGAATTTGCTTGCGCAGTAGGCGGCTTCGTGGATGATCCCAAGCCGGCCGCCGACACTTGACACGTTGACGATCATGCCGGTGCCGCGGGCCAGCATCCGGGGCAACAGCAGCAGGGTCAGCTGCACCGCCGCGAAGAAGTTGACCCGCATGACGGTCTCCACCTCGATGAGTCGCAGCTTGGTCACCGCCCGGCGTTTCGGGATTGCCGCATTGTTGATCAGCACGTCGATGCCGTCGAAAGCGTCCCAGGCGTGCACGGCGAGCCGCTCGACGGCGGCGGGATCGGCGAGGTCGGTCACCCACATCGCTGAGGCGGGCGAAGCGGGTTGACAGTCGGCCAGCACCGCAGCCAGACGGTCACGGCGGCGGGCAACCAGCCCCACCACCGCCCCCCGGGCCGCCAACTGCCGAGCCAGCGCCGCGCCCACCCCCGATGAAGCCCCGGTGATCAGCACCCGCTTACCCGCGACCGAATACGCCATAGCACAAGACTGGCGCCACCGGCGGGTTGTCACACGGGTTTTCGCGATTTCGGTGCGACCAGAGAGACTTTCGGATCGGCATGGGTGCCTCAGAGGCCGCGGCGCGGCGCCTCGCTTTCAGGATCGCGGCTTGGCGTGGGCTCACCGCCAGGCTGCGCGCGCCCCGGTACCACAAACCTCGGATTCCCGCAGCTGCGACACGCCGTTACACGGGAATTCCCAGGCTAACCCTCATATTTAGGTCATACTCCGCCCGTGCCCAATAGCGAGGCCGCGCACGGGTCCGGTTTGTCGGCGC encodes:
- a CDS encoding class I SAM-dependent methyltransferase, whose amino-acid sequence is MARTDNDSWDLASSVGVTATMVAASRAMASQGPDPLLDDPLADPLVRAVGLEPFVRLIDGEIDVDDDPLLNRKTRTERITVRTRFFDDFFVAAAEAGVRQAVILASGLDTRAYRLPWPAGMVVYEIDQPPVIDFKTRTLAELGAAPAAEHRPVGIDLRDDWPAALRHHGFHPDQPTAWSAEGLLPYLPPEAQDRLFDHITTLSAPDSRLATEHFPERNAFSDERAQRFTQQWQRLGMDLDMSDLFYPGERSIVVDYLSSHGWQVTAYPARELYERNGFEFPEDQIVAAFGDMSYVSAVRR
- a CDS encoding xylulokinase; translated protein: MSRTEVTIGIDIGTTAVKAVAADADGRVVGRTRIVHRLHVPAPDRLEHDADQAWRRGPLAALERLACPEALAVAVTAMVPSLAAVDSAGQPITPGLLYGDGRGRVPAAPDQPLPPMGEAAEFVRWTARQAPGAAGYWPAPAVANYALAGEAVIDHATAYTSAPLFDGSGWNDKACADYGVTVDRLPRVEMIGAVAGQVRDSDTMLAVGTVDALCERVVAGADHDGDVLVLCGTTLVVWTTIPDARHVPGLWTIPHTAPGKSQIGGASNAGGLFLTWADRLLGPGDPTTLDPQRVPVWSPYVRGERVPYHDPDRRAVLDGLDLTHGPASVRRAAYEASGFVVRQLIERSGVPVSRIVAAGGGTRIPLWMQAIADATGRAVEVSAVAEGAALGAAFLARMAAGLESSPIDAARWARTERVVEPDPAWARVMEERYRRFLELGEQPSRVSAVPR
- a CDS encoding NAD(P)-dependent oxidoreductase yields the protein MALVTRALVTAPLRGAGFDKLRQLVDLAYDPWIDQHPFRIYTAEQLADRIRAENADVVVVESDSVAGPVFDLGLRAVASTRGDPNNVDVAAATAAGVPVLFTPGRNADAVAEMTLALLFAATRHLVAADAEVRGGNVFRGGTIPYQRFRAWEVAGRTAGLIGLGAVGRAVKWRLSGLGMRVIACDPYNQDARHSLPELLAEADIVSLHAPVTADTVGMIGAEQFAAMRDGVVFLNTARAQLHDTDALVDALRSGKVAAAGLDHFAGEWLPPEHPLVSMPNVVLTPHIGGATWNTEARQAQMVADDLEALFTGHRPKNIVNPEVLGP
- a CDS encoding L-fuculose-phosphate aldolase; the protein is MRFVDNPEAAVLAAAKEMLRRGLVEGTAGNLSARRSDGNLVITPSSVDYEEMTLEDLVLVDPDGSVLHAREGRSPSTEMKLHLACYKAFDDIGSVIHSHPVWATMFAIAHQPIPACIDEFAIYCGGEIRCADYAASGTPEVGLNAVKALEGRAAALIANHGLVAVGPRPDHVLHVTALVERTAQIAWGARALGGFIPIPEDVNAGFAAIYSYLRANLR
- a CDS encoding zinc-dependent alcohol dehydrogenase translates to MKALVYGVAPEPCELPSRAGPETSPLVQNLARSPVALMQVPDPQLLHEDWVITRPRLTGICGSDSKQILLDFGEGDADNAMAAFCSFPQVMGHEVVADVIALGPRARGLEVGQRVVLNPWLSCGPRGIEPPCPACRSGDYSLCWSFADGDIKPGIHTGVSADVTGGYAELMAAHDSMLFAVPESVPDELAVFADPFSVSLHAITRHPPPRSGRVLVYGAGSLGLCAVAILRALYPDVAVAVVARFPAQAELAHRFGAAKVLAPEPRSALIEELVAWGGGRLRQPLQGLPMAHPGAVDVVYDTVGKPETFEVGVRVLRARGTLVKAGVHAPGRWEWSPLYFKEISWVGSNAFGVEEINGCRKHAIAHYLDLVTAGRLDLRPMLTHTFRLEQWREAFLALADQAASGAVKVAFDQR
- a CDS encoding SDR family NAD(P)-dependent oxidoreductase; its protein translation is MAYSVAGKRVLITGASSGVGAALARQLAARGAVVGLVARRRDRLAAVLADCQPASPASAMWVTDLADPAAVERLAVHAWDAFDGIDVLINNAAIPKRRAVTKLRLIEVETVMRVNFFAAVQLTLLLLPRMLARGTGMIVNVSSVGGRLGIIHEAAYCASKFALCGWSESMAVDLHGSGVSVKLIEPGPVDTEIWDQPDNEEPLYQGPKVTADEVAVGIIDAFDSDRVEHYLPDMKAVVDVKNADLEAYISSAAAMAPR